A window of the Phragmites australis chromosome 20, lpPhrAust1.1, whole genome shotgun sequence genome harbors these coding sequences:
- the LOC133901519 gene encoding uncharacterized protein LOC133901519 — protein MKIDLHSYVQGRRTKFEYEVTFNQIVRFVPHVAHDETGKARQFHQGLKPSIRYTMIAFLVVDFRTMVEQALDDGRYFFFGASTYTYTAVVLACAIPLAVPDGATYYTNNFFDTSAWCISTAPDYYFISTAYIVGFSICSGCVISLADGDFVANLVVIPLEPVDVILGMDNLSHHQLFPDRWTQKSCILLAMVDGRDAALRVEDIRVVCRYPDVFPDELPGLPPKRESVFQIKLKKYPLPRTDALFDMLRGVMVFSKINLQSGYHQIRIKEEDIEKTSFSTRYGHYEYVVMSFGLTNAPAVFMEAMNRILHEYLDIFVVVFIDDILVYSKSEEECEVHLALVLDAL, from the exons ATGAAGATAGACCTGCATAGCTATGTACAGGGTAGGAGGACAAAGTTTGAGTATGAGGTGACCTTCAACCAGATTGTTCGCTTTGTTCCACACGTGGCTCATGATGAGACGGGGAAGGCAAGGCAGTTCCACCAGGGCCTCAAGCCTTCAATCCGCTACACTATGATTGCTTTTCTAGTGGTGGACTTCCGCACCATGGTCGAGCAAGCCTTGG ATGATGGCCGCTACTTCTTCTTTGGTGCCTCTACCTACACCTACACTGCAGTAGTTCTTGCCTGCGCCATTCCCTTAGCAGTACCTGATGGTGCCACCTACTACACCAACAACTTCTTTGACACCTCAGCTTGGTGCATTTCAACTGCCCCAGACTACTACTTCATCAGCACCGCCTACATCGTAGG TTTTTCTATCTGCTCTGGCTGTGTTATCTCTCTTGCGGATGGGGATTTTGTTGCTAATCTCGTGGTGATTCCTTTGGAGCCTGTTGATGTTATTCTTGGCATGGATAACCTTTCTCATCATCAG TTGTTCCCTGACCGCTGGACGCAGAAGTCTTGCATTCTCCTAGCTATGGTTGATGGTCGGGATGCTGCTTTGCGAGTGGAGGATATTCGTGTGGTTTGCCGCTATCCTGATGTGTTTCCTGATGAGCTTCCAGGTTTACCTCCTAAAAGGGAGTCTGTTTTCCAGATTAAGTTG AAGAAATATCCTTTGCCTCGTACTGATGCTTTGTTTGATATGTTGAGAGGAGTAATGGTGTTCTCCAAGATTAACTTGCAGTCCGGTTATCATCAAATAAGGATTAAAGAGGAAGACATCGAGAAGACTTCTTTTAGCACGAGGTATGGGCATTATGAGTATgttgttatgtcttttggactaacaAATGCCCCTGCTGTTTTTATGGAAGCCATGAACAGGATATTACATGAGTACTTGGATATCTTtgttgtggtgttcattgatgatatcttAGTCTATTCTAAGTCTGAGGAGGAGTGTGAGGTTCATCTCGCCCTTGTTTTGGATGCTCTTTAG